The Kitasatospora albolonga nucleotide sequence ACCGCGACAGCCTGGGCAGTCTCCAGACGGTGCGCCCCCGCGAACTCGGCCTGATGACCTCGGGCCGGGCCATCAGCCACTCCGAGGAGAGCCCGAAGCCGCACGCCAGGCTTCTGCACGGTGCCCAGCTCTGGGTCGCCCTCCCCGACGAACACCGCAACGTGGAGCCCCACTTCCAGCACCACACGGACCTCCCCACCGTGACCGCCCCGGGCCTCACCGCCACCGTGATCCTGGGCGAACTCGACGGAGCGGCCTCGCCCGGCACCGCCTACACCCCGATCGTCGGCGCCGACCTCACCCTGACCGCGGGCGCCGAGACCCGCCTCCCGCTGGACCCGGACTTCGAGTACGCGGTCCTGTCGATGTCCGGAGAGGCCGAGGTCGACGGCGTGCCCGTCCTGCCCGGCTCGATGCTCTACCTCGGCTGCGGCCGTACGGAACTACCGCTGCGGGCCCTGTCCGACGCGGGCCTGATGCTCCTGGGCGGCGAGCCGTTCGAGGAGGAGATCGTGATGTTCTGGAACTGGATCGGACGCTCCCAGGCGGACATCGAACGAGCCCGCGAGGACTGGATGAACGGGACCAGGTTCGGCGAGGTGAAGGGGTACGACGGCGACCGGCTCCCCGCTCCCGCCCTGCCTCCGGTGCCGCTGAAGTCCCGGGGCCGCGTGCGCTGAGCCGGTGCGTTCCCTCACGCGGACCCCGCCGCATGCGGCCCGGGGCGCCCGTCGGGGCGCGGTGCGCTGCTCGTGACATCCGCCGTGTGGGGCTCGGGATGTCCGTCCGGGCCCGGTTCGGCGCCCCGGGCGAACTCGGCCTCGTACGCCGCCCGGCCGAGGGCCTCCGCGGCCCCGGCCGCGATGCGGTCGATGTCGTGCCGTTCCCCCTCCGGCAGCGGCGCGCGGACCGCAGCCCTGGCCGCCGTCGCGGCGCCCAGGAGGCGGGCGGCCGGTTCGGGCCGGCCGGCCAGCAGCTCCGCTCCGGCCAGCCCCTCCAGCGCCAGCGCGACCGCCAGCGGGTCACCGGTGGCCCGTGCCACCGCCAGAGCCTCCCGTTGCAGGCGCAGCGCTCCGTCGGCGTCGCCCCGCAGTTCGGCGGTGAACCCCAGCTCGACGAGGATCAGCGGGGGTGTCCGCGGTTCGTACCCCATCCGCCGGTGCAGGGCGAGGACGCGGCGCATATGGGCCTCGGCCGCGTCGAGCCGACCGGCCCTGCGCGCCCCCAGGCCGAGGCCGATCTCGGCGTACTGCTCCCCGAACGCGTCCGACTGCTCGGCCGCGAGGCGCCGCGCCCGCTCGTGCAGCTCCCGGGCATGCGCCAGGTCCCCGGTCAGCAGCGCCAGTCGGCCGAGGCCGGAGAGCTGGAGGGTGACGTCCCGCCGGAGGCCCAGGGCCTCCGCCGTCAGCAGACCCTCCCGGTACAGCCGTCCGGCGTACGCGTAGTCGCCGACGGCCTCCGCCAGGGTCCGCAGCGGCACCATCGCCTGGAGCTGCCCCCACTGGTCGCCCAGTTCCCGGAAGAGTGCGAGGCTCTCCTCGCCGTACCGCCGCACGGCGTCCAGGTCCCCCCGCAGCTTCACGTGGTACGTGAGGCTGCCCAGGGCCGCCGCCGTGCCCCACCTGTCACCGAGCGAACGGAAGGTCTCCAGGGCGCGGGTGGCCAGCTCCTCGCTCGGCGCCAGGTCCCCGATGCCGTACAGGGTGGACGCCAGGAACCACTGGGACCTGGCCCGCCCGCCCGGGTCGTCCACCGTCGCGTACGGCCGGAGCGCCGCCTCGTACGCCGCCCGCGGATCGGTGCTGCCATGGAGCGCCAGCCGGACACCGCCCAGCCAGGCGGTGGCCCTGGCCACCGACAGGGCGCGGGCGGCGGCCTCCTCGGGCGTTGCCGGAGGGGCGCCGTCGGCGGTGGACAGGGCGAGGGACAGGGACCGCTCGGCCTCATGGCCGCGACCGCGCAGCCGCCAGTACCAGGCCAGCGCGTTGACCAGGCGCAGCGCTCCGTCCGCCTCCCCTTCCTGTACGGCGTCGGCGAGCGCCGCCCGCAGGTTGGCGGTCTCGGCGTCCAGGCGGCGCAGCCACTGCCGCTGCCCGTGGCCCCGCAGATGCGGGTCGGCGCGCTCGGCGAGCTCTGTGTAGTAGGCCCGGTGGAGCCGCCTCGCCCTGTCGGACTCGCCGCTCTCCCGCAGGCGTTCGGTGCCGTACGCCGCCACCGATTCGAGCAGCCGGTAGCGGGGGCCGTCCGCCGTTTCGGTCATCACGACCAGCGAGCAGTCCACCAGCCGGGCCAGCAGGTCCAGCACCGGAGTGCGGCCGGGTTCTTCGGCTGCGCAGACCGCCTCGGCCGCGTCCAGGGTGGCTCCGTCGGCGTGCACGGACAGGCGCCGCAGTACCGCGCGCTCCTCGTCGTCAAGGAGACCCCAGCTCCAGTCGATCACCGCCCACAGGGTCCGCTGCCGTTCCGGAGCGCCGCGTGAGCCCACCGAGAGCAGCGGGAACCGGTCGTCCAGACGTGCCGCCAACTCGGTCACCCCCAGGGCCCGGACCCGGGTCGCGGCCATCTCCAGGGCCAGCGGGATACCGTCGAGGCGGCGGCAGATCGAGACGACCGCCTCCACGTTGCCCCGGTCGAGGACGAAGCGGGGAGCCGCCGCCGTGGCACGCGCCACGAACAACTCCACCGCACCGAAACGGAGTACGGCCGCGGGGGTGAGGCCGGCCGCGGAGTCGGGGTGCCGCAGCGGCTCCACCTCCTGGAGGTGTTCCCCGGTGATGCCCAGCGGTTTCCGACTGGTCGCCAGGATGCGCAACCCGGGTGCCGCTGTGAGGAGTTGGCCTGCCAGCTCGGCCACCTCCTCGACCACATGCTCGCAGTTGTCGAACACCAGCAGCGCCGGTTCGTCGCCCAGCGCGTGCGCGAGCCGGTCGGCGGGCACGAGCGGTGCGCCCCCGGCCGGGTTCGGGCCGGAGTCGTCGCGTACGCCGAGAACCGCGCCGACCACCTCGTGCACCCCGGCGGGAGAGACGCCCGCCCGGTCCCCGGCCGCCCCCGCCGGGCCCCGGGGCGGGGCGAGCGCGGCGAACTCGGCGAGGCGCACCCCGCCCGGGAAGCGGTCGGCGACCCGGGCGGCCGTCTCCAGGGCGAGCCGGGTCTTGCCGACACCGCCCGCACCCGTGAGCGTCACCAGCCGGTGGGCGGCCAGCAGCGCGCGGAGCTCGCCGGTCGCCCCGGACCGGCCGACGAGTTCGGTCAGCGGGACCGGCAGGCCGGGGGCCGGGTGTACGGACGGGGGCGCGGGGGAGCGGGAGGGGGCGGTAGGTGGAGTCGTGGCCGTGGTCAGGGCGGGGTCCTGGGCGAGGATCGCCCGGTGCAGTGCGGTGAGTTCAGGGCCCGGGTCCACGCCCAGCTCCTCGGCCAGCCGCCCGCGCAGATCCGCGTAACTGCTCAGCGCCGCCCCTTGTCGGCCCGCGAGATACAGGGCCCTGATCTGCGCGGTGCGCAGCCGCTCGCGCAGCGGGTGCAGTGCGACCAGCTCGATCAGCTCATCGGCGACCCGGGCGTGCTCCCCCAACTCCAGCCGCACCTCCGCCTGTTCCTCCAGCGCGGTCAGCCGCTCCTCCTCCAGCCGGTCCCGTGCGGCGCGGGCGAACCCGGCGTCGGGGAAATCGGCGAACGCGGGACCGCGCCACACAGCCAGTGCGTCCGCGAGCAGCGCCGCCCGCTCCCGCAGGCCGTCGGTGGACCGTGCCCGGGCCGTCAGCCGGTGGAACCGGCCGGAGTCCACCTCGTCCCCCTCCGCACGCAGCCGGTACCCCGAGGCGAGGGAGACCACGAGCCCGCGCCCTCCGGGCTCGGCCTCCTCCAACGTGCGGCGCAGCTGCCACACCTTGGTCTGAAGAACCCCTGCGGGATTGCGGGGCGGCTTGGAGCCCCACAGCTCGTCGACGAGCCGGTCCGCCGACACAGGGTGTCCCTGCTGGGCGAGGAGGAGGGCCAGCAGCGCGCGGACCTTGAGCTCCGGCACCCGGACCGTCCGCCCGTCCGCCGTCCACACCGCCAATGGCCCGAGCACCCCGAAACGCATGTGATCACGCTAACCCAGGGCAGGAGCGGGACCGGCACGCCGGTCCCGCTCCTGCCCCCCCGGCCGCTGCGACCGTCCCCTTCTCCTGTTCCGCCGCCACCCGCACTGTTCACCGGCTTGTCGGGACCGGTCGCCGGTCACCTACCGCCGGTGGCCCGCCACCGGCCACCGCCGCCCGGCCGGGAACTGGCCGGGACCGGCCGGGAGAGACCGAGGAGAGGACCCGGGAGGGGCCCGGGAGAAGTCCAGGAGAAGTCCGGGAGCGCTCAGGCGCACAGTCGGCGCAGGACGAGCCGAGAGGCCCAGAGCCCCAAGGGGCCCGAGTCCTCCTCGGGCGACCGGTCGTTCCGGCTGTCCCGGTCGTCCCGGCTGTCCCGGCTGTCCCGGTCGTTCCGGCTGTCCTGGTCGTCCTGGTCCCGGTCGTCCCGACGGGACACCTGCGCCCAGGACGTCCCGCGCCGAGCGCACCGGCCCCGGCCGGGCCGTCAGCAGGAACGCCGGCCATCGGCGGGACCCGATCCGGCGCGCCCCGTACGGCCGCCGCTCCCCACCCACGTACGACGGAAGGAATCCCCATGTCCTCGAAGGCCGCCGCAGCCTCCGTGCCGAAGGCGGGCGCCCGGGAATGGGCCGGGCTGGCCGTGCTGGCCCTGCCCACGCTGCTGATCTCCCTCGACCAGAGCGTCCTCTTCCTGGCCCTGCCGCACCTGGCCGAGGCCCTGCGGCCCACCGGCACCCAGACGCTGTGGATGATGGACATCTACGGCTTCATGATCGCCGGCTTCCTCATCACCATGGGCACCCTCGGCGACCGGGTGGGCCGCCGCAGGCTTCTGATGATCGGGGCGGTCTGCGTCGGTCTCACCTCCCTGCTCGCCGCCTACTCCACGAGCGCCGAGGCACTGATCGCCACCCGGGCGCTGCTGGGCATCTCCGCGGCGACGCTGATGCCGTCCACCCTGGCCCTGATCAGCAACATGTTCCACGACCCGCAGGAGCGCGGCCGGGCCATCGCGGTGTGGGCCAGCTGCTTCATGGCGGGCACCGCGCTCGGCCCCGTCGTCGGCGGCGTACTCCTGGAGTACTTCTGGTGGGGGTCCGTCTTTCTGCTGGGCGTGCCGATCATGGTGATCCTGCTGGTCCTGGCGCCGGTTTTGCTGCCCGAGTACCGGGATTCCGGAGCGGGGAAGGTGGACCTGCTCAGCGTGGTCCTCTCGCTGGGCGCGATCCTGCCCGTCGTCTACGGGCTCAAGGAGCTCGCCAAGTACGGCTGGTCGCCCGGGTCGGCCGCGGCGGTCCTGGTGGGGCTCGCGGTGGGCGCGGCGTTCGTGGCGCGGCAGCGCGGGCTGGAGAGCCCGCTGCTCGATCTGCGTCTGTTCCGCAGCGCCTCGTTCAGCTTCGCGCTGGTGGTCCTGCTGGTCTCGATGGTCGCCATGGGCGGGTTCTACCTCTTCGTCACCGGCTACTTCCAGATGGTCGAAGGTCTCTCCCCGATGGAGGCGGGCCTGTGGATGGTGCCCTCCGCCCTCGCCTCCATCGTCTCCGCGCAGCTTGCCCCGACCCTCCTGAAGCGGCTGCCGCTCGGCGTCGTCATCGGCCTGGGCCTGGGCATCGGCGCGGTCGGCTATGTGCTGATCGCCTTCGTCGGCCCGGTCGGCGGACTGCCGCTGCTGGTGGCCGGGTTCATCGTCGTGTTCTTCGGCAGCGGTCCGGCCGGGGCGCTCGGCACCAACTTGGTGGTCAGCTCCGCGCCGCCGGAGAGGGGCGGATCGGCCGCGGCGCTCTCCTCGATCAGCGGTGACCTGGGGGTGGCCCTGGGCATCGCCGCCCTGGGCAGTCTCGGCAGTGCCGTCTACCGCAGCGGGGTGCAGGTTCCTGACGGGCTGCCGGCGGAAGCCGCCCGGGCCACCGGGGACAGCCTGGAGAGCACCGTCGCCGCTGCCCAGCACCTCTCGCCGGAGCTGGGCGGACAGGCGCTGGCCGCGGCCCGTGACGCGTACACCGGTGGGCTGAACGCCGTCGCCGTCGTCTGCGCCCTGGTCGCCGCCACCACCGCCGTCATCGCGATGACCGCCCTGCGCGGCGTCGGCGCCCCACGGGGCGGGCCCGGACCGGACGCCCCCGATGAGGTGTCGGCCCGTACCGCCGATGCCGACGCCGACGCGGAGGGGACGGGAGTGCGGGTCGTGCCGGAGCGGTGAACGGGGGCGGGACGGGACGGGGCGGGGCGGGGTTCTGCGTACCCCTACAACTCGGGTATCACGCACGTCTTTTGCCTCATCCCCAAGGGGGAGAAAAGTGCGGCCGGGGGAGGGTTTCGTACATACAGCCGGTTCCTGAATGATCCTCCCTGTCCCAACCTGCCACCGGAAGGACCGATAACGTGCGCAGACGACGTCTCGCGCCCCTGCTGGCCGTGGCTCTTACGGCAACGCTGGCTCCGGCAGTCGCCACCTCGACGGCCACGGCCGCCCCGGCCACCCCCTCCGCTCCGGCCGCCTCCTCCGCCGCCGCTTCCGCCGCCTCCCTCGCCGGTACGGGCGCGCTGCAGCGGTACGTGAAGCAGAAGCCGAAGTGGAAGCGGTGCGAAGCCTCCGCCCCGGCGGCGTTCCAGTGCGCCACCATCAAGGTCCCGCTGGACTACCGGGCTCCCGGGGGCAAGCGGATCGACCTCGCGATATCCCGGATCAAGAGCACCGCGCCCGGCAAACGGCACGGCGTCCTGCTCTCCAACCCCGGCGGCCCCGGGGGCCAGGGCATCTACCTGCCGCTGGCGTTGCAGGAGGAACTCCCCGCGTCCGCGCGGCAGAAGTACGACCTCATCGGCTTCGACCCGCGCGGTGTCGGCCGGAGCAGCCCGGTCACCTGCGGCCTGACACCGGACGAGGAGGAGTGGCTGCGCCCGTACAAGGCGGAGACGTTCGCCAAGGACGTCGCCTGGGCGCGCAAGGTCGCCGAGAAGTGCCGCAAGAAGGCGGGCGCCACGCTCCCGCACATCACCACGCGCAACACCGCCCGCGACATGGACCTGCTCCGGGCGGTCCTCGGCGAGAAGAAGATCTCGTACGTGGGGTACTCGTACGGCACCTATCTGGGCGCCGTCTACACCCAGCTCTTCCCGGGCCGGGCCGACCGGTTCGTGCTGGACAGCGCGGTCGATCCGGCGCGCGCCTGGCGGGGCATGGTCCAGTGGTGGGCGGAGGGCGCCGAGCCCGCGTTCGACCGGTGGACCGGGTGGGCCGCCGCGCGCTCGAAGACGTACGGACTCGGCGACACGCCGAAGAAGGTCGACCGGACCTTCTGGGAACTGGTCGCGCAGGCCGACGAGAAGCCCATCGAGCTGGACGGCTGGCTTCTCACCGGTGACGACATCCGCATGGGGATGCGGGCGGCCTTCTTCAGCCCGAAGGCCGCCTCCGAGACGCTCGTCGAGCTGAAGAAGGCCGCGGAGGGCCGGCCCGCCTCCGCGAAGAAGCTCACGGCCTTCACCGGGCCCGCCGGGACCGGGGCGGCGCGCAAGGCCGCCGCCGAGGTGCCGGCCGACAACATGACGGCGAGCTTCTGGACCGTGGTGTGCGGCGACAACTCGGCCGCCTGGCCCCGCGATCCGGAGCGCTACCGGCAGGACGCCATCGCGGACAAGGGCCGTTACCCGATCTTCGGCGACTTCGCGTCCAGCATCAAGCCGTGTGCGTTCTGGGGCACGTCCGTGGAGCCGGTGACCAAGGTGAAGAACAAGGTCGGTTCCCTGATCGTCCAGAACGAGTGGGACTCGCAGACCCCGCTGCCCAGCGGCCAGGCCCTGCACGCCTCCCTGAAGGGCTCGAAGATGGTCACCGTCCTCGGCGGCGAGGGCCATGGCATCTACCCGAGCGGCAACCCGTGCACGGACGGCACGGTCAACCGCTACCTGCTCACCGGCAAGCTCCCGTCGAAGGACGTCAACTGCCGGGCGACCGAAGCCTCGAACGCGGAGGCACGGCAGAACCAGCAGCGGGGAGAGGTTCCCGGATCTCCGCTCCCGGAGCGTGGCCCGGACCGGTTCGGAGTCCCGTCGCACCACTGACGGCCGCTTGACCCACCGATAGAGACCCACCGATAGAGGGGGCGGGGCCTCGCGCCGAGGCCCCGCCCCCTCGCGCGTCGGAGCCGACGTCGTGGTGGAGACCGGTCTCAGTCCAGCAGATCGCGCGGGCCCACCGGGTACGCCTCCAGGCCGGGCGCCGCCAGCAGATCGGCGATCAGCTCCGGGGACCCGCCGACATACGTGCTCACCAGGTCCACGTCCCCGCCGACGCACCACGCACGGTCCTCGGGCCACCACAGGTCGGGCAGCTCCGCGAACTCGTCCAGCTCCACCGGGGACACGGCGTCCTCCAGCGCCCCCGAGAGCAGCACCTCCTCGCGGCCCGGCGTGGAGAAGACGGGGAAGCGGCCGAAGTCCCACCGCCCGTAGCCGTGCCACAGGCCGAACCAGCAGCTTCCGGCGGTGGCGGTGTGCCGGGCCAGGACGGGGATCAGCGCGCGGGCGACCTCCGGCGGGGTCGGGCCCTCCGCGGCGGGCTCGTCCCAGACACCGGGCAGCCCGCCGTCCGGGCCGCTCCGGTGGTCCATGTCCGTGCCGATCAGCTCGTGCCAGCGGGTGCGCGGGCCCACCGGGCGCCCGTACGCCGCGCCCAGGTCCGCCCAGCGCACCGGCCGTCCGTCCAGCGCCGCCGGGTGCGGGAGGCGCGCGTAGGCCGCGAAGCCGGGGCCCGAGACCCCCGCCACCCTGCCGAAACCGCCCTTGGCCTCGGTGCGTTCGGTCAGCCACCGCGCCGGGCCGAGCCCGTCGGCGCGCACGCGCAGTCGGCCGTAGTGGTCGGGGGCCGCGTCACGGTCCACCCGGGGAGCGTCGTCCATGGCTGAGGTCCACCCGTCCGGTCGGGCCGCCCGGCCGGTGGCGGCACCCTTGCAGTCGATCAGTCGATCAGTATCGTAGCCAGCCCGGTTCCGGAAGACCGCGGGCCGCCGAGCCGCACCGGCCGCCGCAGTCGTCGCTGTCGCCGCCACCGCCGTTCCCCACTCGATCGAGTGGATCTTGCTGTCCCGCCATGCGATTCGGGCGGGCAAGTGCCTTCGCCGACGCGATCATTCGGCGGTGATCTCATCGATTCGGACGGCACACCGTCCCAAGTCCCTGGTCCCGGCAGGGATCGGCGCACTCGCTTTACTCGCTCTCCTCCCCGCCCTCCCCGCGACCGCCGCACCCGCGCGGCAGGACCCGTCCGCCCGGGCGGCGGCGCAGGCGGCCCCGGCGTCGCACCGCGTCACCACACCGGCCGAGCGCCGGACCTCCGCCCGGCTCGACGCCCTGGCGGGCAACCCGCAACGGCTGGGGGCGTTCTTCGCCGCGCTGCCCAAGGGCGGTGACCTCCACAACCACCTGTCGGGCGCGGTCGCCACCGAGTACCTGATCCAGCTCGCGGGCGAGAACGGGCTGTGCATCGACGCGACGGACACCGCCGTGCGCCCGCCCTGCGGACCGGGTACGCGCCCTGCCGCCGACGCCCGTACGGACGCCGCGTTCCACCAGCGCATCGTCCGCGCCTGGTCGATGCAGGACTTCCCGGCCGACCAGTCCGGCCACGACCACTTCTTCGACACCTTCGGCAAGTTCGGGGAGGCGACCCGCGACCGCGGGAAGCTGCTCGCCAACGTCGCCAACAGCGTGGTGGAGCAGAACCAGTTCTATCTGGAGACCCTGGTCACCCCCGCGTCGGACAGCGCGCGGAAGCTCGCCGAGACGGTCGGTTACGACGCCGACCTCGCCGCCTTCCACCGGAAGCTGGTCGCCGGAGGGAAGCTCGACCGGGTCGTCGACGAGGCCGTCCGCGAGGCCGACGCCGCCGATGCCCAGTTCCGGGAGACCGCGCACTGCGACACCGGCCGCCCCGACCCGGGCTGCAGGCTCTCCGTACGGTGGATCTCCCAGGTCTCCCGGGGCAGTTCACCGGAGCGGGTCTTCACACAGATGGCCGTCGGCATGCGGCTCGCCGAGCGTGACCAGCGGTTCGTCGCGGTCAACCTCGTCCAGCCGGAGGACGGCGAGAGCGCCCTGCGCAACTACAGCCTCCAGATGCGGATGCTCCAGTACCTGCGCACCCAGTACCCGGACGCCCGGCTCACCCTGCACGCGGGGGAGTTGACGCCCGGACTGGTCAAGCCCGAGGACCTCACCTTCCACATCCGCGAGGCGGTGTTCGTCGCCGGGGCCGAACGCATCGGACACGGCGTCGACCTGGTCCACGAGGACGACTGGCGGCAGCTCGCCCGCACGATGGCCCGGCGCGGCATCGCCGTCGAGGTCCCGTTCAGCAGCAACAAGCAGATCCTGGGAGTGGCGGGCGACGACCACCCGTTCACCACCTACCGCGACTACGGCGTCCCGGTGGTCCTCGCCACCGACGACCCGGGCGTCTCGCGGATCGACATCAGCCACGAGTACCAGTACGCCCGCGCTACCTACGGGCTGAGCTACACCGAGCTGAAGGACCTGGCGCGCGCCTCGCTGGAGTACGCGTTCCTCGACGGCTCCAGCTTGTGGGCCACCGGCTCCGCCCGTACCGGCTACCGCCCGGTGCGCGCCTGCGCCGGAGCCCGGCCGGGCATCGCTCCGCCCGCCCCGGCCTGCGCCCGCCACCTGGCGGACAACCCGAAGGCGGCGGTCCAGTGGCGTCAGGAGGAGGCGTACGCGGCCTTCGAGCACCGGTACGGCGGATCGCGCTGACCCGGCGCCGCCGATGACCTCGGGGGCCGCAGTCCACTCCCGCGGCCCCCCGGGGCCCCGGGAACCGGACGGCCCCGGGGCCCCGGCCATGAACTGCGGCCCGCCCGGCGCCCGGTTACGCTCGGAAAATGGGAGACAGCGGAGACCGGGCCGGGCCGCCCCCGGAAGGCCCCGACAGCACGGCGGACACCGCGCTGCTCGCCGCCGCCGTGGACGCGTGGGCCGCCGCGATCGTCGCGAACGACGCCGAGCGGATCGCCGCCTTCATGGCCGACGAGTGGGTGATCGTCTCCGAGTCCGGCATCACGGACCGCGACACCTTCCTGGCTTTCGTCACCTCCGGCGAACTGACCCACTCGGCGATGCGGGCCGTCACCCCGCCGAGGATTCGCGTCCACGGGGACACGGCCGTCGTCACCGCACGGATCACGAACACCGCCCACTACGGCGGCCGCCGCTTCGACGCCGACGAATGGACCACGGACGTCTTCGTACGGCGGGACGGCCACTGGCGGTGCGTGCTGAGCCACATCACGCCCGCCGCCCCTCCCGAAGGTTCATGAACCCCCGACAAAGCCCCCTGAGCCTCCCCTTCACCCCTCGCTCCGGGACCGCCAGAGCAGCCAGATGAAGTACGGGGCGCCGATCACCGCCGTCAGCAGCCCCACCGGGATCTGCGCCGGGGCGATGACCGTCCGGCCGACCGTGTCGGAGACGACCACCAGCAGCGCACCGAGCAGCGCGCTCACCGGAAGCACCCGCACATGCCGCCGCCCCACCAGGGCGCGCGCCGCGTGCGGTGCGACGAGGCCGACGAAACCGATCACGCCGACCGCCGCGACGGCGCCCGCCGTCAGGACGACGGCGATGCTCAGCAGACCGAGCCGGGTGGCCCCGATCCGGACGCCGAGCAGGGCGGGCGTCTCGTTGTCCAGCCCGATCAGATCCAGATCCCGGCGCAGCACGGCCAGTACCGGCAGGGCGAGGGCGAGCGCCACCAGGACCGGGATCAGCTCCGGGAACGTACGTCCGTAGGTCGAGCCGCCGAGCCAGGCCAGCGCCTTCGTCGCGTTGTACGGGTCGGTCAGCACGATCAGCAGGCTCACGAACGCGCCCGCGCCCGCGTGGACCCCGATACCGATCAGCACCAGGCGGTTCTGCTCCATCCCCCGGTGTGCGGCGAGACCGAAGACCAGCGCGGCGGCCGCCGCCGCACCGGCCAGCGCGGAGCCGCCGATCAGCCAGAAGCTCGCCAGCGGTACGACGGTGAGGACGGTGACCGCCCCGACCCCCGCCCCGCTGACGACCCCGAGGACCCCCGGCTCCGCCAGCGGGTTGCGGGACACCGCCTGGACGACGGCACCCGCCACGGCGAGCGCCGCACCGGCCAGCAGGGCGGCGGCGACCCGGGGGACGCGGGTGTCGAGAACGTACGTCGTGAACTGCCCGGACCGCCCGGCGAGCCAGTTCACCACATCGCCCAGGAGCAGCGTGGCATCGCCCAGCAGCGTCGCCGCCACCACCGCACCGAGCAGCCCCACGGCCGCGACCACCACGGTCAGGACGAACGCGCGGCGACCGCGCAGCCGGGCGAACGCCGTGGAGCCGCTGTCCGTGCCCATGTCCCGCGACCGGTACGCCAGGAAGACCAGGACCAGCGCGCCGAAGCAGGTCGTCACGATTCCCGTCGGCACCTCGGCCCCCGCCTGCGCGCCGAACACCGCCCGCAGCGCCACATCCGCGCCGAGCACCACGATCACGCCCGCCAGCGCCGACGCCGGGATGAACGCGCGGTGGCGGACCAGCGCCGGGACCCAGGCGCTCAGCAGCCGGACGGCGGCCGGTGCGCACAGGCCGACGAAGCCGACCGGCCCCGCCACCGTCACGGCCACTGCCGCCAGCAGCACGGCGAGGACCACCGCGAGGGAGCGCGTCAGCCGGGGGCTCACCCCCACGACCGCCGCACCGTCGTCCCCGAGGGCGAGGATGTCCAGCCTCCGGCCCATCAGCATCAGCCCGAGGAACGCCACGAGCGCGACGGGGGCGAGCCGGTCGATGGACTGCATGCCGATCTGGGCGAGCGAACCGTTGCCCCAGGCGAACAGCCCCGTCGTCTGCTGGGAGCGCAGGAGCAGCAGCATCCCGCTGAGCCCGGTCAGCGCCAGGGTGAGCGCGGAGCCCGCCAGCACCAGCCGGATCGGACCGGACCCCGCCCGCGAGAGACCGAGGACGACACCCGCCGCCAGCAGTCCGCCGAGGAACGCCGTACCGCCCGCCGGGAGCGCGGGCAGCGTGATCCCGAACGCGGCCACGGCGACGACCGCGAGGTAC carries:
- a CDS encoding adenosine deaminase — encoded protein: MISSIRTAHRPKSLVPAGIGALALLALLPALPATAAPARQDPSARAAAQAAPASHRVTTPAERRTSARLDALAGNPQRLGAFFAALPKGGDLHNHLSGAVATEYLIQLAGENGLCIDATDTAVRPPCGPGTRPAADARTDAAFHQRIVRAWSMQDFPADQSGHDHFFDTFGKFGEATRDRGKLLANVANSVVEQNQFYLETLVTPASDSARKLAETVGYDADLAAFHRKLVAGGKLDRVVDEAVREADAADAQFRETAHCDTGRPDPGCRLSVRWISQVSRGSSPERVFTQMAVGMRLAERDQRFVAVNLVQPEDGESALRNYSLQMRMLQYLRTQYPDARLTLHAGELTPGLVKPEDLTFHIREAVFVAGAERIGHGVDLVHEDDWRQLARTMARRGIAVEVPFSSNKQILGVAGDDHPFTTYRDYGVPVVLATDDPGVSRIDISHEYQYARATYGLSYTELKDLARASLEYAFLDGSSLWATGSARTGYRPVRACAGARPGIAPPAPACARHLADNPKAAVQWRQEEAYAAFEHRYGGSR
- a CDS encoding ABC transporter permease; translation: MSTRTPSAPPAAPAPVQTAAGAAGPAGAPSPAAPGRPARRGRTFLLALAALLALGALAVVHVGQGTAAVDLHTLWQLLTGAASDRSADEQTAAVVLDSRLPRLAAGLLVGCALGAAGAALQSVSRNMLASPDTLAVNAGAYLAVVAVAAFGITLPALPAGGTAFLGGLLAAGVVLGLSRAGSGPIRLVLAGSALTLALTGLSGMLLLLRSQQTTGLFAWGNGSLAQIGMQSIDRLAPVALVAFLGLMLMGRRLDILALGDDGAAVVGVSPRLTRSLAVVLAVLLAAVAVTVAGPVGFVGLCAPAAVRLLSAWVPALVRHRAFIPASALAGVIVVLGADVALRAVFGAQAGAEVPTGIVTTCFGALVLVFLAYRSRDMGTDSGSTAFARLRGRRAFVLTVVVAAVGLLGAVVAATLLGDATLLLGDVVNWLAGRSGQFTTYVLDTRVPRVAAALLAGAALAVAGAVVQAVSRNPLAEPGVLGVVSGAGVGAVTVLTVVPLASFWLIGGSALAGAAAAAALVFGLAAHRGMEQNRLVLIGIGVHAGAGAFVSLLIVLTDPYNATKALAWLGGSTYGRTFPELIPVLVALALALPVLAVLRRDLDLIGLDNETPALLGVRIGATRLGLLSIAVVLTAGAVAAVGVIGFVGLVAPHAARALVGRRHVRVLPVSALLGALLVVVSDTVGRTVIAPAQIPVGLLTAVIGAPYFIWLLWRSRSEG
- a CDS encoding DUF4440 domain-containing protein, giving the protein MGDSGDRAGPPPEGPDSTADTALLAAAVDAWAAAIVANDAERIAAFMADEWVIVSESGITDRDTFLAFVTSGELTHSAMRAVTPPRIRVHGDTAVVTARITNTAHYGGRRFDADEWTTDVFVRRDGHWRCVLSHITPAAPPEGS